The DNA segment ACTAAAAACATGGAAACCGATCGACTGGGTTAATTTGAAATTGAATCAAGACTTTCGTAAATTGTCtctttttgtaaaaaaagaaaaaaaaaagactttactgtctgaagaagaagaaccctaGGATACAGTAAGACCCTAGAACAGAGTAAGACCAAGATTTCCATTTGCGAGAACAATGTCTCGGTTTTTCTTCGGACTAGCTAACCTCTCTCCAGTCAGCGATGTACTAGTAAGCTTCTCTTCTCTTGAATCTTGGTTCCCTTCTCTTTTGAGTTCTGTCGGTAAATAAAGTACAtgtttttttagagaaaaaaagagttttattaaCTTGAATTGGTGTTTGATCCATCTCTCTCTTCAGGCCCACAAAAGGAGGAGATTTCGTTTGTTTTCATCTTCCCTAGCCACCACTACTCCGTACTTGTCCCTGGGCGATACGCTTAAGAAAGACTCGCCGGATGATTGCACCGAAACAAGAGATGTTGTCTTCTTCGATCCGGTCAAGGAAGAGAGGCTTACCGTCACTGACAAAACCTTTCCCCAAGAGCTCGTCCACTCGAGGCAGATAGGGAGTTCTCATGGATGGGGGCTCTCTAGAGATGGTGAGCGTTCCGTATGTATGAGCAACGTTTACCATCCCTCGTCTCCCAAATCAAACCCCGAGATTATCCCTCTGCCTTCTCTTACTGCTCTGCCAGATAACCAAACCGGAGTCGTCTGGAACGTGgcgatgtcttcttcttctccttctgatgatgatgatgaagactgTGTGGTTGCTATCAAGTTCTTGGGCAATCAGCTCAGTCTCTGCCGACCCAACCGTGACTTGCGTTGGACCAACGTTGAGACTTTGGGTATGTTGGAAACATCTAATCTCATGTATTCCGAGAGAGACCAAAGATTCTACTTGCCTGCTCCTGGAGGCAACGCGTTGTACTCTTGGGATCTCCACTTGAACAAAAGCCCTGAGTTACATCAGGTTGTGTTCCGCGACCTTCCTGAGTTGGCTGAGTCCGAGTGGGGTTTGCTGGATATGGTGTGTAGCAGGACGGAACACTGTTACTTGAATAAACGAGAGAGAAAGTTTGTTACATGATGATGAACTTTTCTTCTTATTCAAGTTAATCTTATCTGTTACAACGTCTTTCTCTTTATATAGAGAGTGTGAAACTTAACCGGAATAAGCTAAGTCTAAACCATTGTAAACCAAAGTAAACCCATACTCTAATAGCTCCTCTCAAGATGGCGAGAAGATTGAACTTAAAGACATCTTGCCAATAAGATTATGAAAAAGACCAGGGTGTAATGGTTTTGTGAATACATCCGCAATCTGCATATCAGTCCGTATGTGTAAAGTTTTGATAGTCCCATCAGTGATCCTGTCACGAACCTTATGACAATCATTCTCCAAATGTTTGGTTCTCTCGTGAAAGACCGCATTATTAGCAATGTGTATCGCAGCAGTTGAGTCACAGAAGAAAGCCACTGGATTTTCTTGAGGTGCATCAAATTCCCGAAGAAGCTTGACTAACCATTCAACCTCTCGAACAGCAAAACCCATTGCACGATATTCTGACTCGGCAGAAGAATGAGAGACTGTAGGTTGTTTAGTTGACTTCCAAGATATCATTGAGTTACCCAAAAACATACAGTAACCTGTAGTAGATCTTCTAGTATCTCTGCAAGAACTCCAGTCCGCATCAGTGAATGTCTTGAGAGTAAGATCATTGCTGCTTGAATAGAAAACACCACGACCAATTGTACCTTTTAGATAATGAACAACTTTGTACGCAGCCTTAAGATGAGAGTTCTTAGGAGCTGAACAAAACTGACACAATCTATTTACAGCAAAGGTGatatctggcctagtgatggtaAGATACATCAGTCTTCCCACAAGTCTTCTATATGGAGATGAATCAGAAAGAACCGGTTCTAGACTGTCTTGAACAAGACGAACATTAGGATCCATGGGGATTGAAGACGGTTTACAAGCAAGAAGACCCATATCTTCAATGATAGCAAAGTATATTTGCGTTGAGATACAGAGATGCCAGAGGAAGATCTTGCTATCTCCAAACCCAAAAAATATCTCAGAGGACCAAGATCACGTAGTTTGAACGAGCTTTGAAGATCAATCTTTAGTTGAgtaacatcatcatcattgttGGAAGcaataatgatatcatcaacgtAGACAAGAACCGCTGTATAAACTCCACTTACTCTGCGAATAAACAAAGTGTGATCTGAGTGAGATTTCTGAAAACCAAGTCGCATAAGACTTTCACTGAATTTGAGAAACCATTGTCTTGAGGCTTGTTTCAATCCATATAATGATTTCTTCAGCTTACAAACTGCATTAGTAGGCAATGTAACTCCTGTTTTAGGAGTATAGCCAGGAGGAAGAGTCATATAAATTTCCTCACTCAAGTCTCCATTAAGAAAAGCATTTGAAACATCTAATTGTGTTAAGCTCCACCGTTTAGCTGCAGCCACAGCAAGAAGAGTTTTAACTGTAGTCATTTTAGCGACGGGAGAAAATGTTTCTACAAAGTCAATACCCTCTTGTTGTGTATAACCTTTAGCCACTAATCTTGCTTTATATCTTTCGAGAGTACCATCAGCATTCAACTTTACTTTGTAAACCCATTTACAGCCGATAGTATGTTTGTTTGGTGGAAGACTACAGATCTCCCATGTGTTAGTACTTTCCAAGGCTAAGAGTTCATCATTCATTGCTGTAATCCAAACATCAAACTTCTTAGCCTGAGCGAAAGAAGCTGGTTCCGAATGAAGAGATACAGAGCAGATATAAGCATTATATCCTTCAGAAAGCTGGGCATAAGAGAGATAAGAAGCCAACGGATATGGAATGTCCGTTTCAGTCATGTTGACATAGTAGTCATGAAGATAACCCGGTGGCTTAGATTGTCTCTTAGAAGGTAAATTCTCGGGAACTGCAGAAGAAGAGGTAGTTCTATCTGAAAGATTTTCCACAATTGTAGGACGTTCACTCACTACAGGGATATTCTTCTCAGTAGAAGGGTCACATACAACTGCAGTATCCAACATTGAGAAAAGATCATTCGCAGTGGTGTCATCAACATAAGGAAATATGTCTTCATGAAACACCACATTGCGAGAGATATGAACAGATTGTGTCTCAAGGTCAAGGAGTTTATATCCTTTATAGCCAACTGGATAACTAAGAAACACGCAGGGACGTGCGCGTGGTTGAAACTTATGGCGACCTTTAGAAGAAGTTGAACAATAGACCAGACATCCAAATACTCGCATATCAGCATATTGAGGTTGCTTGTGCGTTAGAACCTGATATGGAGATCGGTTGTTCAGGAGAGGAGTCGGTAGTTTATTGATCAGAAACACAGCTGTTAAAACACAATCACCCCAAAATTCAAGAGATAAATGAGACTGGAACATCAACGCTCTTGCAACATTCAATATGTGTTGATGTTTCCTTTCCACTACTGATTTTTTTTGAGGAGTCTCTGGACATGAATGATAAGACACTATCCCTTTCTTCTTATATAAGGTATCAAACCGCAGCTCTGGTGCGTTGTCAGCACGAACACCTTTGACTAGAGTCTTGTATTGCGTTTCAATCATCTGTAAGAAGTCAGGGAAGATGGTTAAAACCTCTGCTTTTGTCTTCATCAGATATATCCAGGTAAGGCGTGTGTGATCATCTACAATTGTGAGGAAATAGCGATATCCTTCAGCTGTTGGAACAGAGAACGGTCCCCACACATCAATATGTAGAAGATCAAATGGATTTGCACAGATATTATTATGGGAAATATAAGGAAGATTCTTTTGCTTTGCAAGAGGACAGATAGAGCaatgaaattttcttttatttcgtTGTTGAATCCCAAGTACATCAGTAATGACATCAATTTTATTAAGAGAAGGATGTCCTAATCTGTTGTGCCATAAAGCTGTATCAACGACAACATTGATAGAATAATTCTTCTGCGAGGTGCCTGGATCATTTATTGAAGCTCCATCCATAACATAGAGGTTAGCTATCTGCTCACCCTGACCAATCATCAACCCCTTGATAGAATCCTGAATCATACATGAAGATTCATCAAACATTACTCTGCATTTCAAGTCCTTTGTCAGTTGACTGATACTGAGTAAATTCAAACGAAAATCAGGTATGTAGAGGACATTAGTAAGCAGAAGATATTGATTCAATCGAATCTGGCCAATCCCTGCAATATTAATATTGAGACCGGTAGGGAGAGTGACAGATTTGTCCAGAGAATCGGAGAGAGATTCAAATAGAGTTCGATCATGTGAGACATGATGAGTAGCACCACTGTCTACAATCCATGACTTAGATGATAGTGTGTTTCCTGTTGCTCTGAGCATTCCAATAAATCCAATAGTTTTGGAAGAAAGAGCCATACCAGGTAACGCAGTTATCGTGCCAGTAGATGTAGAAGTAGCTGATGTCTGATGCTGAGTTTGATTCAGATGAGTATTGAAGTAATTAATCATTCCTTGTATCTGATCTTTTGAAAGAGGACTCATCAAATCAGAAACAGTCTGTTCAGCTGAATTAACCGTGAGCTGAGCAACAACAGGCTTGACAGCACCAGTAGCATTAGAAACTTTCCCATCTTGTGATTTCTTGTGTTTAAAACCAGGAGGATAGCCATGAATCTTATAACACTTGTCAATAGTGTGACCATTGTATCCGCAATGAGAACATATGGGACGAGAAGGACGTGTGTTATAAGTAGCATTCACTGCAGCAGGAAAGGTTTCAGTACTAGTAACCTGAAAAGCACTCGCATTCTGAATCGTTGTGATGTTCCTCTGGTTGTAGTCCTGATCAAGAAGGTTGTAGACTTCAGATAGATCCGGTACTGTCTTCTTCATGATGATCTGACTACGCGCATTGGAATAAGATTCATTCAAGCCAGCTAAAAATTTGATAACCTTGGTGTGCTCAATCTTTGTTGCAGTCGCTTTGCAGCAAGCACAAGAATGACACGTTTTCACACAATCTGCTCCATCAAGATCATCCCAAAGCGTCTTAAGCTTTGTATAATAAGTAGATAGATCAGATGATCCTTGCTGGAGAGACCAACTTTGTTGTGTTAGCTGATATGATCTTGGCAAGTTCGTCAAGTGAAAACGAGCCATTAGATCCTTCCATATCTCTGAAGCATCATTGTAACGAAGAATGCTCCCATAGATCGGTTTCGTAACAGAGTTCAAGATCCACGATTTAACCATACTGTTGCATCTTGACCAAATCCGAAAATGAGGATGCGATTCAATAGGTCGTGGAAGAGATCCATCAACGAAAGCAATCTTATTCTTAGCATCTAACGCAATGGTGATAGCAATGTTCCAGGTGTTGTAGTTAAATCCATCCAATACTTCAGAAATCAAAGAAGTTCCAGGATTATCACCATTAGCCAAGAAATAGGGAGAGTATTGAATACCATCGAGATTGAAGACTTGACCAGTCTGAAGAGAGAGATCCGGTATTGAGTGTGTTGTTGACGACGGAATGGTCGACGACGACGGAATAGCCGTTGGATTTGGAAATGGAACGTGAGATGACGACGGAATAGCCGTTGGATTTTGAAACGGAAATGTTGAAGACGATGGATCAGTTGAGGTGTTCACCGGAATAGGTTGAACATTCTCAGATCTCGCCGGAGCTGACGATTTAGCTGCGGACGAAGGACGACCAACGCGACGAGATGATCGACGAAGAGTAACCATAGTGAAATGAAGATCGGATCAATCGGAAGCTGAATCCGAGCAGAtcgaaggaagaagaagaagatcgaagCTCAGGATCGTGATTGTTGAACGTAGTGTTCaacgctctgataccatgttactTGAATAAACGAGAGAGAAAGTTTGTTACATGATGATGAACTTTTCTTCTTATTCAAGTTAATCTTATCTGTTACAACGTCTTTCTCTTTATATAGAGAGTGTGAAACTTAACCGGAATAAGCTAAGTCTAAACCATTGTAAACCAAAGTAAACCCATACTCTAATAAACACCTGGTCGAGTCTGCCTCCACTGGCGAGCGTTTTCTTGTCAAATGGTAAAGTATATATCACTCTTTCAACAGCCGCAAGTAGCGACTGTTTCACAATGTCTCATATATGTTTGCTTTGCTTTGCTTTGTGTGCAGTTACGCACAGGGTTACCCTTGGTCTGAAAAATTCAAGTACATGATAAGGCGGTTCATGGTGTTCAGAGAGGAGGAGACGCCACAAGGAAGATACATGTGCTACACGGAGGACATTGGAGATGTGTGCATATTCCTTTCAATGAGCGAGGCTTTCTGCGTCCAGGCTACCTCCTGCCCCGGTCTCAGGCCTAACTCCATCTATTTCATTGGCAAAGGGTTTGGTATTTACAGTCTCGCTGACAACAAAACAATCAGTTCTTTTAAAGTTCCTTCTTCCTCGGGACTTTACTGGCTTCCTCCATCTTGCATCTAGTGCCCCTATGATGCGAACCAAATGGTCTGATCAAGATAACCGGAGGGTTAAGCAGATAGAAGTGGCGTTTCCTGATTTCGTTTCTAATGTTTCCTTGAATATAGGAGCTTGATCTCCATTTATCTAGTTATGCAATTATGAATATGAAGAGAAAAATTGCAGTAAAGTGTTCTTTTAAGTCTTTCAGATCCATCATTATTGATGAGATAGTAATCACGTTAACATTGGCCAACGAACCGGACCTGGTTTTGCAGTATCTCATTGTTCttttaatgatttgttttaattGAGTTAGTTGTTAATAATGGAGACTGATTCTTCCTAATGTTTAGGAACTTAATCATCCCACTTTTCCCATTTCCTCGTTGTATAGGGATCATGATCCCATAATTGATTCTTGTAACTTTTATCTatttaaatcaatgaaaacaacaaaaagagaGGTAATCTAAACTGTCCAAAAGAAAAGTGTGTGTTTTAAGTTTGTTCTTGAACAAAATTCCCTTTGATTTGAAGAGAGACCTTAATTGGTATCAAATCACATGTTTCTAGATCAACAACAGACAACAGATGATCCTAAAACTCTTACATGCGTCATTGTTTTAGGTATATTAATATAGCCTGTAAATTGggttaattaagaataacttaTACTAACAGATCAAAACCGAATTGAATCAAAAATGTCAGATTTAAATGCCAAACCAAAATGAAAGTAATTGAACCCAGAAATTGGACCGGTTGGATTTGTTTAGACTTAAACCAAACATGTTTATGATAGACGAATCACATGATCTAGAAAAAAACTATTCTATCCTTAATACTCCAACCATCCTTAGTACTCTATTTCGATGTAAGTTTTTGAACAGAAAAGAATCTATCAAGAAACCGAGCATTAATTTAAACAATTAGATTAAACCATTCTTACCCATCACTTATCTGACAAGTCACAACTAGCTCACTACtaatcaaattaagaaaaaaatagcaACAATAagttaaatcttaattaatcaatCCTCTTAAATTTTAGAACTATTATATCCAGATCTACGAATGTTTACTTTCTTCTACTGGTtttctaaattttggatatatatgaTTAGTGATATATGGGAAGTCAGGGTGGTACAGAACAAATAATACTatcactagattttgacccgcccttaaaagggcgggtatatttttgttttatattttaaaattttttagtttttatatttgtgtttttagttatatctgtgtttttctttgtataatattttttaaaataattaataaaagatttttataattttattaaaataattataccaCACCTATGAGTAGGTCATGTTCCTAATTTGATAGTATTGATTATATATACCATTATTGTTAGACTCGTGTAAAAATCAAAAAGCAAAAAACagttttaacataattaatagTTTCTAACCCGCCCTTTGAAAGGGcgtgtatatttttttgttttaattttttttgagaaatttatttttttctatttgagtttttaatcaaattcatgtttaatattaatttaatttaatattttttagtaactATATTAAAGTTAAAACTAAAGTCACTTGTTACAACTCAACCAATCACTCCCATAGATCTTTTGGAAACGAAAAgagtatatattttctttcgTAATATTAGGGgtgaatataaaaattaaaactactataagtgttttcttttgtatttcttaacaaatataaagtgtataatttaataattacattttataCTTTTTAACCGAGATTATGAGAAACAATTAACATATCATTATAAAAAGATATGTCAAtgatataaatgtaaaaatactcCAACTTACGAAGTGTACAAATAGTTCATGCATTTATATTCAGTTCGATGCCGTTATAAAAATATGGTTCGATGCAGTTACATcactataaataataatatattctatttaATCAGTTGAGTGCAGTTACAAAAACATGGATCGTTGCAGTTATTAACATATcatgacaaataaaaatatattctattaatCAATTCATTgcagttatatttttaaattggacACAACATTTTATCAATTGGTCATgctgctgttttaatagaatagatttttAGTActttgtgatttgctttgtaTTTTATGGatatcataatttttatttgctttGTTTCGAAAAAAATACGAATATCTaaactttttgtaaatatatgcgGATATCTCATCTATTTGGTtcaatacatataaatatagaaaaaaaattatacaactttgttttcaaaactaatttacataatataaaataaaaagtaacaaTTAGTGAAAGTATATGTTCCGTaagtattaaatttttttttttaaaactcattttttGGGAATGAAAtatggaatgtttttttttcaaaaataatatcgaATGGTTATTCAAATAAACCAGAACGATAAGCTAGCCATGGAAAATGAGGTGACGGTGCTAGGATTATCTGTCTCTGCTCTTCCCATCAAATATATGGGATTACCTCTAACAACAAAGATCATGACTCGATCAGACTACCAGGCGCTGATAGATAAGATCCGGAATCGGTTCCTCTGTTGGTCTAGCTTTCGCACTAGCAGGTCGTCTACAGTTGATAAATTCGGTCATTGCTAGTATTATTAATTTCTGGTCCTCTGCTTTCTGCCTCTCGCAGGGTTGCTGCGACGAAATCGATAGCTTATGCTCGGCTTTTCTTTGGAGTGGCTCACCTAATAGCCATAGTAAAGCAAAAGTAGCCTGGAGTGAAGTGTGTTTACCGAAATTGGAGGGAGGTTTAGGATCACAGCGGGTCTCCGACATGGCCAAGGTCTTTGCTTTGAAACTCATTTGGCGTCTTCACTCTAAGTCTGATTCTCTGTGGCCAATTTGGGTCCATAAGTATCTATTGAAGAACGAGGTATTCTGGGATGCAAGGGATAGTGTTACAGGGTCTTGGGTCTGGCGGAAGTTGTTGAAGCTCCGGCCAGTGGctaatttttttctcaagttGGCGATAAAGAATGGAGAGTCGGTTAAGTTCTGGCTCGATATCTGGCACCCTATGGGGCATCTCATTGATGTCTCTGGGGAAATAGGCACTCAGAAGCTTGGGATCTGTCGCAATGCCCGTGTTTGTGATGTTGTGGTCGGAACAGAGTGGAGATTCCGAAGCACTCGTGACCGCACGCTCCAGGCCATCGTTTCACAGGTTAGGAGCTTTCCGGTCACTATAACCccggatgaagaagatgaattaATGTGGAAGCATGGTCAGGACGATATCAGGGATAGTTTCTCATCAAACAAAACTTGGAGTTTGATCTGTGATCCCATAGAAAATGTTGCATGGCATCGTGTGATCTGGTTCCAACAGGGAGTTCCCCGGTTCGTGTTTTTTTGCTTGGCTAGCAATAAAAGACAGGCTTTCTAAAGGGGGTCGTATGTGTAATTGGGAGCTGACGCAGCCTTGTTTATTCTGAGGAGAACCTGTGGAGACTCGAGATCATCTATATTTTGCATGTCCTTACACATACAGTTTGGATAGAAGTCGTTGGTAACCTGTTTGGAGATGCACCTGACCCAGACTGGGAAACTACGTTGGAGAGAATCACAGCTCGAGCAACTGATCATCTATCAGCCATTCTCTTGCGCCTGGCACTCCAAGTAAGCTATCTACTACATCTGGATTGAAGAATAATAGAAAGCATAACCACACAACGAAACCTGCAAGCTAACTCTGTAAAGAGATTGACAAAACAATCCGTAACAGGATCCTTTCTACCAAGTAGTATGAGTCTCAGAAGCTGTACTGTATTATGCAATGTTGGTTCTCCACCCGGGGTGCGATTATCGATTGATCACTTTAGATTTCATTGCTATtagacaaaaggaaacaaaaactgGTCTCTTTGTACATATTCTTTTTTGACTGATTAATGATctaacatttcatcaaaaaaaaaaaaaaaaaccagaacAACTATTAGTCTAAAGTAAGTGTTCTATGATGAGCTAAAACATGAgatttttaatttcttacaGCTACACATTCGTAAAAGTTTGGGTTATCCAAATCCAAACTAGATTGGAAGTTAtagtaaaatgttaaaataaaactattgttAATaccaacaaaattaattttaagattattaGATGGTACAACGTccatatatttgattattggaGGAACCCTTTTTTATTTCACAAGTGTGGGGCCTTACATGTGTCACAATAAGTCGATCTCGAAAATTAGAATGTCTCTTCACACATTTTCAATGTAATTCCACACCGATTCTttgtaaaaaaagaagaacaaaaagcTTGTATATTAACATGTCTCAATGTTTTAGATGTATTAACATAACCTTATAAACCGGATTAATAAAGATAAACTAACAAATCAAAAACGAACTGCACTTgagtaaacaaaaaataatgtcTGATTTGAATtctaaaccaaaagaaaattaattgaaccaaaaaatggACCGGTTAGATTCACTTGAACTTAAACCAAACCAGTTTAGGTTCCACCGaactcatcatcttcctcactATCGTCTGCAAATTTCTTCATTTGTATGTTTTCCTCCAAAAG comes from the Brassica napus cultivar Da-Ae chromosome A7, Da-Ae, whole genome shotgun sequence genome and includes:
- the LOC125576474 gene encoding uncharacterized protein LOC125576474; amino-acid sequence: MSRFFFGLANLSPVSDVLAHKRRRFRLFSSSLATTTPYLSLGDTLKKDSPDDCTETRDVVFFDPVKEERLTVTDKTFPQELVHSRQIGSSHGWGLSRDGERSVCMSNVYHPSSPKSNPEIIPLPSLTALPDNQTGVVWNVAMSSSSPSDDDDEDCVVAIKFLGNQLSLCRPNRDLRWTNVETLGMLETSNLMYSERDQRFYLPAPGGNALYSWDLHLNKSPELHQVVFRDLPELAESEWGLLDMVCSRTEHCYLNKRERKFVT
- the LOC111199220 gene encoding uncharacterized protein LOC111199220 encodes the protein MAKVFALKLIWRLHSKSDSLWPIWVHKYLLKNEVFWDARDSVTGSWVWRKLLKLRPVANFFLKLAIKNGESVKFWLDIWHPMGHLIDVSGEIGTQKLGICRNARVCDVVVGTEWRFRSTRDRTLQAIVSQVRSFPVTITPDEEDELMWKHGQDDIRDSFSSNKTWSLICDPIENVAWHRVIWFQQGVPRFVFFCLASNKRQAF